Proteins encoded together in one Carassius auratus strain Wakin chromosome 32, ASM336829v1, whole genome shotgun sequence window:
- the LOC113051291 gene encoding protein CBFA2T3-like isoform X2, translating into MAGEIHAKRRNRSGIRRVSSTALHTPRVPTFMLTSHSVTLDKRALRRLALPAHMSKRHSTGSTRQEAGTMPDSPADVKTQPRSTPPTMPPPPPAVSQAVNRNASFTPTTMLNGSSHSPTALNGAPSTPNGFSNGPATSSTASLPTQQLPPACGARQLCKLKRFLTTLQQFGNDISPEIGERVRSLVLGLVNSTLTIEEFHSKLQEATNFPLRPFVIPFLKANLPLLQRELLHCARIAKQTPAQYLAQHEQLLLDANASSPLDSSEIMLELNEHGKRRTPDRTKEIAGDRDGLHPEHLAKRPCTVSPSQRFSPSSGLPSHPPPNGLPTHPPNGLPHPNPPAPQHYRLEDMALAHHYRDAYRHAEHRDVRDRHRQTAVHGARQEEVIDHRLTDREWAEEWKHLDNLLNCIMDMVEKTRRSLTVLRRCQEADREEMNHWIRRYSDVEDMKKGGSSAQRPPPLPPHHNSSSSNTPNSNDTQPLEIHRDFLHRPPSGYLPEEIWRKAGATSIPLSPALKQLQNKQEEAVNEVKRQAMSELQKAVSDAERKAHEMISAERSKMERALAEAKRQASEDALTVINQQEDSSESCWNCGRKASETCSGCNTARYCGSFCQHKDWEKHHHVCGQGLSGRNSVPLGTPSTTTISSSSMPPTHSESTPPGPLSLVGQTSSSGSPKEASSSSISRSTTPATPALMDSSSR; encoded by the exons GTAGCACACGACAGGAGGCTGGAACGATGCCAGATTCACCTGCTGATGTCAAAACCCAGCCCAGGTCAACTCCGCCCACAATGCCACCTCCACCCCCAGCTGTCAGTCAGGCAGTCAATCGCAACGCATCATTCACACCTACAACAA TGCTGAACGGGAGCAGCCACTCTCCAACGGCGCTAAACGGAGCTCCCTCAACCCCCAACGGCTTCAGCAATGGACCGGCCACCTCTTCTACTGCGTCTCTGCCCACCCAGCAGCTTCCCCCTGCCTGTGGAGCCCGACAACTCTGTAAGCTTAAGCGTTTCCTCACCACACTGCAGCAGTTTGGCAACGACATCTCGCCCGAGATAGGAGAACGTGTACGCAGCCTGGTTCTGGGGCTAGTG AACTCAACTCTAACTATTGAAGAGTTCCACTCCAAACTTCAGGAAGCCACAAACTTTCCCCTGCGTCCCTTTGTCATTCCATTTCTCAAG GCTAACTTGCCCTTACTGCAGAGGGAGCTTCTTCACTGTGCTCGGATTGCTAAGCAGACCCCAGCACAGTATCTGGCCCAGCACGAACAGTTGCTGCTGGATGCCAATGCCAGTTCTCCCCTGGACTCCTCTGAGATCATGCTGGAACTCAATGAGCATGGCAAGAGACGTACCCCGGACAG GACCAAAGAGATTGCAGGGGACAGGGATGGCTTGCACCCAGAGCACCTGGCCAAACGTCCATGCACAGTGAGCCCCAGTCAGCGCTTCAGCCCCAGCAGTGGTTTACCTTCTCACCCTCCCCCCAACGGCCTACCGACGCATCCACCCAATGGCCTTCCACATCCTAACCCTCCTGCCCCACAGCATTACCGTTTGGAAGACATGGCACTTGCCCACCACTACAGAGATGCTTACAGACACGCAGAGCACAGAGATGTCCGGGATCGTCACCGGCAGACAG CCGTGCATGGAGCACGTCAAGAGGAAGTGATTGATCATCGGCTGACAGACCGCGAGTGGGCTGAGGAATGGAAGCACCTCGATAAC TTGCTGAACTGTATAATGGATATGGTGGAGAAGACACGGCGTTCCCTCACCGTGCTGCGACGCTGCCAGGAGGCGGACCGCGAGGAGATGAACCACTGGATCCGTCGCTATAGCGATGTGGAGGATATGAAAAAAGGTGGGAGCTCCGCCCAGcggcctcctcctcttcctccccaCCACAACTCTTCCTCCTCCAACACTCCTAACAGCAATGACACACAGCCGCTAG AAATTCACAGAGACTTCCTGCACCGTCCCCCATCAGGCTACCTGCCCGAGGAGATCTGGCGGAAGGCTG GTGCTACAAGTATCCCGCTCTCGCCAGCATTAAAGCAACTTCAGAACAAGCAGG AGGAGGCAGTAAATGAAGTGAAGAGACAGGCCATGTCAGAGCTGCAGAAGGCAGTGTCAGATGCTGAGAGGAAAGCTCACGAAATGATCTCTGCTGAGCGCTCCAAGATGGAGAGAGCTCTGGCCGAGGCTAAGCGACAGGCCTCTGAGGATGCGCTGACTGTCATTAACCAGCAGGAGGACTCCAGTGAA AGTTGCTGGAACTGTGGTCGCAAGGCGAGTGAGACGTGCAGTGGATGCAACACAGCGCGCTACTGTGGCTCTTTCTGCCAGCATAAGGACTGGGAGAAGCACCATCATGTATGCGGCCAGGGCCTGTCCGGACGTAACAGCGTACCACTCGGGACACCATCTACCACCACCATCTCCTCGTCCAGCATGCCCCCCACACACTCTGAGAGCACCCCTCCAGGGCCCCTGTCCCTGGTGGGCCAAACCAGCAGCAGTGGCAGTCCTAAAGAAGCCAGCTCCAGCAGCATTTCTCGCTCAACTACTCCAGCAACACCTGCCCTGATGGATTCCTCATCCCGCTGA
- the LOC113051291 gene encoding protein CBFA2T3-like isoform X4, with translation MPDSPADVKTQPRSTPPTMPPPPPAVSQAVNRNASFTPTTMLNGSSHSPTALNGAPSTPNGFSNGPATSSTASLPTQQLPPACGARQLCKLKRFLTTLQQFGNDISPEIGERVRSLVLGLVNSTLTIEEFHSKLQEATNFPLRPFVIPFLKANLPLLQRELLHCARIAKQTPAQYLAQHEQLLLDANASSPLDSSEIMLELNEHGKRRTPDRTKEIAGDRDGLHPEHLAKRPCTVSPSQRFSPSSGLPSHPPPNGLPTHPPNGLPHPNPPAPQHYRLEDMALAHHYRDAYRHAEHRDVRDRHRQTAVHGARQEEVIDHRLTDREWAEEWKHLDNLLNCIMDMVEKTRRSLTVLRRCQEADREEMNHWIRRYSDVEDMKKGGSSAQRPPPLPPHHNSSSSNTPNSNDTQPLEIHRDFLHRPPSGYLPEEIWRKAGATSIPLSPALKQLQNKQEEAVNEVKRQAMSELQKAVSDAERKAHEMISAERSKMERALAEAKRQASEDALTVINQQEDSSESCWNCGRKASETCSGCNTARYCGSFCQHKDWEKHHHVCGQGLSGRNSVPLGTPSTTTISSSSMPPTHSESTPPGPLSLVGQTSSSGSPKEASSSSISRSTTPATPALMDSSSR, from the exons ATGCCAGATTCACCTGCTGATGTCAAAACCCAGCCCAGGTCAACTCCGCCCACAATGCCACCTCCACCCCCAGCTGTCAGTCAGGCAGTCAATCGCAACGCATCATTCACACCTACAACAA TGCTGAACGGGAGCAGCCACTCTCCAACGGCGCTAAACGGAGCTCCCTCAACCCCCAACGGCTTCAGCAATGGACCGGCCACCTCTTCTACTGCGTCTCTGCCCACCCAGCAGCTTCCCCCTGCCTGTGGAGCCCGACAACTCTGTAAGCTTAAGCGTTTCCTCACCACACTGCAGCAGTTTGGCAACGACATCTCGCCCGAGATAGGAGAACGTGTACGCAGCCTGGTTCTGGGGCTAGTG AACTCAACTCTAACTATTGAAGAGTTCCACTCCAAACTTCAGGAAGCCACAAACTTTCCCCTGCGTCCCTTTGTCATTCCATTTCTCAAG GCTAACTTGCCCTTACTGCAGAGGGAGCTTCTTCACTGTGCTCGGATTGCTAAGCAGACCCCAGCACAGTATCTGGCCCAGCACGAACAGTTGCTGCTGGATGCCAATGCCAGTTCTCCCCTGGACTCCTCTGAGATCATGCTGGAACTCAATGAGCATGGCAAGAGACGTACCCCGGACAG GACCAAAGAGATTGCAGGGGACAGGGATGGCTTGCACCCAGAGCACCTGGCCAAACGTCCATGCACAGTGAGCCCCAGTCAGCGCTTCAGCCCCAGCAGTGGTTTACCTTCTCACCCTCCCCCCAACGGCCTACCGACGCATCCACCCAATGGCCTTCCACATCCTAACCCTCCTGCCCCACAGCATTACCGTTTGGAAGACATGGCACTTGCCCACCACTACAGAGATGCTTACAGACACGCAGAGCACAGAGATGTCCGGGATCGTCACCGGCAGACAG CCGTGCATGGAGCACGTCAAGAGGAAGTGATTGATCATCGGCTGACAGACCGCGAGTGGGCTGAGGAATGGAAGCACCTCGATAAC TTGCTGAACTGTATAATGGATATGGTGGAGAAGACACGGCGTTCCCTCACCGTGCTGCGACGCTGCCAGGAGGCGGACCGCGAGGAGATGAACCACTGGATCCGTCGCTATAGCGATGTGGAGGATATGAAAAAAGGTGGGAGCTCCGCCCAGcggcctcctcctcttcctccccaCCACAACTCTTCCTCCTCCAACACTCCTAACAGCAATGACACACAGCCGCTAG AAATTCACAGAGACTTCCTGCACCGTCCCCCATCAGGCTACCTGCCCGAGGAGATCTGGCGGAAGGCTG GTGCTACAAGTATCCCGCTCTCGCCAGCATTAAAGCAACTTCAGAACAAGCAGG AGGAGGCAGTAAATGAAGTGAAGAGACAGGCCATGTCAGAGCTGCAGAAGGCAGTGTCAGATGCTGAGAGGAAAGCTCACGAAATGATCTCTGCTGAGCGCTCCAAGATGGAGAGAGCTCTGGCCGAGGCTAAGCGACAGGCCTCTGAGGATGCGCTGACTGTCATTAACCAGCAGGAGGACTCCAGTGAA AGTTGCTGGAACTGTGGTCGCAAGGCGAGTGAGACGTGCAGTGGATGCAACACAGCGCGCTACTGTGGCTCTTTCTGCCAGCATAAGGACTGGGAGAAGCACCATCATGTATGCGGCCAGGGCCTGTCCGGACGTAACAGCGTACCACTCGGGACACCATCTACCACCACCATCTCCTCGTCCAGCATGCCCCCCACACACTCTGAGAGCACCCCTCCAGGGCCCCTGTCCCTGGTGGGCCAAACCAGCAGCAGTGGCAGTCCTAAAGAAGCCAGCTCCAGCAGCATTTCTCGCTCAACTACTCCAGCAACACCTGCCCTGATGGATTCCTCATCCCGCTGA